CGGCCCCCGGTCGTGCAGGAAGGACCGCAGGGCCTGGTCGGCGCCCCGGTCGACGGCCCGCGGCAGCGCGGCCGCCAGCAGGACGGCGACGAACGCCAGCGCGACACCCAGCAGCGCGGCCAACGGGGCCGCGCGCAACCGGGTGCGCACCCAGGGCGCGGGCCCCGGCGCGCGCCGTCCGCCGGGGGTGCGGGCCTGGCCGGTCACATGTCCTCCAGGTTCCGCAGCCGTACGGTGACGTCGCGGTCGTTGCGGGCGCCGCGCACGGCCGACCACAGGGGCACCGCCGCGATCGCGGCGGCCATCAACAGGATGGCGGGGGCCGGCAGGTCCACCAGGACCGGCGGCACGGGGGGCCGCGCGGCCGGGGTCAGCACCACCAGCGGTGCCATGAGGTGGACGATCGCGGCGCCGAGCCCGATTCCGACGGCGCTGGCCAGGCCGACCAGCAGGCCGCTCTCGGCCGCGGCCGTACGGGTCAGCTTGCCGCGCGGCGTGCCGAGGGCCAGCAGCACCGCGAACTCGCGCGACCGCTCCCGCCCGGCGGCCGCGGCGGCGGCCGCGCAGCCGATCGCGGCCAGGACCGCGCAGGCCAGGGCCAGCGCGGCGAGGGCGGACTGCGGGCCCGCGCTCAACGGGTCGTCCAGCAGGGCGGCGGCGGCCTCCTCGCGCAGCTCCACCTGCTGGGCTCCGGCGCCGGCGCGCAGCTCGGCGGCGGCCCGTGCGGGCAGCGGGTCGGAGGCGGAGCGGGCGGGCATCCACCACTCGGCGGCGGGCGGCAGCTCGCGCACCCCGTCGGCCGCCAGCAGCCGTCCGGCGGTGGCCAGGTCGACGGCGAGCGCGGTGTCGCCGGCCACCGGCAGCGAGCCCACGGCCGCCGTGATCCGCACCGGCACGGTGGAATCGCCCAGCGGGACGGGCACCACGTCGCCCACCGCCGCGCCGACCGCGGCGAGGTAGGCCCGGGTGGCGATCCCGGGCACCTCGGCGGCGGGCGGCCTGCCGGGGGTCAGGGCGATCCGGAAGCCGCTGCCCCCGTCGGGTCCGCCCTGGTAGCGCAGCCGCAGCAGCGCGCCCGCGCCCGGCCCGGAGGCCGGAACGGGCAGCACCTCGCCGGGTGGGCCGCCGCGGAGCGCGGGCGGGGCGTCGAGCGTCCAGGCGGGGGCCGGAGCGGGTACGGGCACGGTGACGCCGGGTCCGCCGGGCGCGTCGGCCACGGCGATCCGGCGGACGGTCAGCTCGGCGGGGTCCTGGGGCCCGTCGGCCGCGTCGGCGGACAGGCCGTCCGGCCCGCGGTAGGAGAGCACGGCCCCGGCCAGCGCCAGCGGCTGCGCGGCGGTCCCGAGCGGGGCCCCGGTCAGCGTGTCGAGGTCCACCGAGACGGTGCCGTCGCCGGAGGCGGGCAGGCGCAGCATCGGCGAGCGGTGGGTCAGCCCGAAGCGGTCCCGCAGCAGCAGCCCGAGACTGGGCGCCTCGGTGACGGCCGACGGGCGGACCGTCACGTCCAGGTCGATCCGGCGGGGCCGGCCGGGGAGTTCGATGACGTCGCCGGGGGCCGGGCGGGCCGCCGCGAGCGGTGCGAACAGCTCCCGCACCGGCCGCTCGTCGCGCAGGTCGGCGCGGAGCGGGATCCGCTCGCCCGCGGCCAGCGCGTCCAGGGCGAGCACCTGGGCGGGCTTCCCGCCGGGCAGCTCCTGCCGGGTGCGCACGACCGGGATCACGCCCTCGCCGCCGGGCAGCGCCGCGTACCGGCCGCCCCGGCCCATCGGGGGCAGGTCGCTGCCGGATATGCGCAGGCCGCCGGCGGTGGCGAAGTCGGCCTGGTCCCGCTGCGAGGCGGTCCAGGCACTGTGCTGCCCGAGGGCCAGCACCCCGCTGGACACGGCCAGGACGAGCAGCAGCACCGGCCCCGTGGCCCGCTTGGGGCGGCGGGCGAGCTGCCAGCCGACGAGCGCCGGGCCCAGCCCGCTGCCCCGTTCGGCGATCCGGCCGCCGAGCCGGGCGGCGAAGGGCAGCAGGCGCAGGGCGAGCAGGGTCCCGGCGCACAGGGCCAGCGTCGGGGCGGCGACCAGGACCGGGTCGATGCCGAGCCCGTCACCGGTCCCGGGCCGCGCCGCGGGCGTCCCCGAGCCGCTGTAGCGGTCGAGTTGGCGGTAGGCGATCACGGCCAGGGCCACCAGCGCCAGGTCGGCGCCGGAGCGGGCGGTGCCCGCGACGAGGGCCTGGCGCCGGCCGCTGCGGCGCAGGGCGGCGGCCCCGGCCCCGCGCAGCACGGGGGGCAGCGCGGTCAGCAGGACGCAGCCCGCGGCGCAGGCGGCGGCGACCGGCCACAGGAGGGGGCCGCCGGAGGTGTCCAGCGGAATCCGGGACAGCGGCCCGAAGGAGTGGAGCAGCTTCAGCAGGGGCGGCGTGAGCAGCGGGGCGAGCACCGCGGCGGGTAGGGCCAGCAGCAGCGATTCGACCGTGCCGAGCGTGCCGAGCCGCAGGCGCGAGGCGCCGCGGGCGGTCAGCAGCACCCGTTCCGACTCCTGCCGCTCCGTCAGCAGCCGTGAGACCAGCAGCAGTGCCGCCGCCGCCAGCACGGCGAGCTGGAGGGCGCCGACCATCAGCGTGGAGCGGGCGACGGTCTGCCCGGAGGCCAGTTCGTCCAGCAGCCGGGGCAGTTCGGTCTTCACCTGGAAGCCGGCGGGGGCCTTCAGCGCACCCGCCGCGGCTCCGGCGCCGCCCGGTCCGCCCGTCCCGGGCGCCAGGCCGGCGGCCCGGTCGCGGATCGCTTCCGCCTCGGCGGTGCGCACGGAGCGGAAGTCGGGGTCCAGCAGCGAACCGCGGCCGTTCTGCGGGACGGCGCCGGAGGTGAAGGCGGAGTCGTCGACGAGGAGCGGGCCGTAGGTGGTGAAGCTGCTGACCTGGAGCTCGCGCCCGCCCAGGGGGTCGAGCGTCCAGTACGGATCGGCGGGGTCGGCCGCCCGGTACACGCCGGTCACCAGCACGTCGAGCGGGGCGCCGCCGTACCGGTCGGCCAGCCGCACCTCGGCGGGCAGCGCCGCCTCGGCCAGCCCGAGCCGCGTCAGCGCCGCCCGGGGGACGGCCACGGCGACCCGGCCGGGGGCCGTCTGGGCCTGCGGCCACCGGCCGGCGAGGAGCCGTACGTGCGCGCGGTCGAAGGAGGCGAGCAGCGTCAGGTCGGCTTCCTTGCCGGAGGCCGCCGGACCGGGCAGCCCGTACGAGCGGCTGCGCGCCAGGCTGTCGACGGCGACCGGGACGGGCCCGAACAGCTTGGCCGCGAAAGCGCGCACCGCCTGTTCGTCCGCGCCGCGCGCGCCGGCCGGCCGGTCGGAGGTGACCACGACGGTGGACCGGTCGTGCTCCCGGCCCTGGAGGGCCTGGCGCAGGCCCGCCTCGCCGACGCCGCGGGTGAACGCGAGCAGCGCGGTGAGCACCGTCGTGGTGATCAGTACGGTGAACAGCACGGCGGCGGCGAGCGGCAATCGCCCGCGCAGCCGGCGCATGACGAAGCCGAGCATGTGCCTTGTTCCTCCCCCATCCGGACCCATGGCACCGGATAGCGGACGATGTTGTCAGATTCGAAAGCACAGGGGAAGACTTCTGGGGTGAAGTGCTCACAGAACGATCGCCCCGGCCCGGCCGGACCAGCCGGGCCGGGGCGCGGGGCCGGGTCGGCGGTGTGCTCCTAGGCCGGGTCGAACCAGCCTCCGGGGCACTGGGGGATGCGGGCCGCCAGGCCCAGCAGCAGGCGGACCGGGGCGGAGGCGGCGGACAGCTCCAGGCCGCGGCCGCCGCGCACCCACCGGTCCAGTACGTGCAGCAGCGACGAGTCGCAGAAGCCGACACGGGCCGCGTCGACGACGAGGTGGCGGGCGCCGCGCGCGGCGCCGTCCGCGAGGAGGTCCCGCAACGGGGCGCAGGTGTAGTGGTCGAACTCCCCGGCCAGGGTGACGGCGAGGACGCCGTCGGCCCCGAGCGTGGACCGCAGGCGGGGGAGCCGGTCCGAACGGGCCTCGGGCACGGGCTCGACGGGGGACTCGGACAGGGGCCCGGCGAGGGCGCGGGCGGCGGGCGGAACGGGAGCGTCTATCGGGGCGTCCAGCGGGGTGCGCATGCCCCTCCCAACGGACCGCACCCCAGGTGGGAAGCGGTGGGACGGGGACTTTCACCCACGTGGGCCGCGCCGCCGGGCCGCTCACCGGGTGCGGCGCCGCCACAGCCCGGCCATCAGGTCGGCCGGCAGCGAGGGGTTGGCGGCCGCGGCCTCCGCCAGGGCCGGGTCGCCGCCCAGCAGCAGGTCCGCGAGGACCGCGGCCGGGAGGGCGGGGTGGGCCGCGGCCGACGGCCCGGCCCGGCCGTCGGCCAGGCAGGGCAGCAGGGCCGCGGCCGTGGCGTTCGGATGCACCGCGACGGCCGACAGGGCCTTCCGTACGGGCGGCTCGTGCCCGGCCAGCACCTCCAGCAGGGCCCCGGAGGCGGCCGGGTTGGCGGCCACCGAGGCGTGGACCTGCGCGCCGTGCCGGGCGGCCATCGCGTGCAGCACCTCCTGCGACAGCCCCGGGTGCGG
Above is a window of Streptomyces subrutilus DNA encoding:
- a CDS encoding FtsX-like permease family protein codes for the protein MLGFVMRRLRGRLPLAAAVLFTVLITTTVLTALLAFTRGVGEAGLRQALQGREHDRSTVVVTSDRPAGARGADEQAVRAFAAKLFGPVPVAVDSLARSRSYGLPGPAASGKEADLTLLASFDRAHVRLLAGRWPQAQTAPGRVAVAVPRAALTRLGLAEAALPAEVRLADRYGGAPLDVLVTGVYRAADPADPYWTLDPLGGRELQVSSFTTYGPLLVDDSAFTSGAVPQNGRGSLLDPDFRSVRTAEAEAIRDRAAGLAPGTGGPGGAGAAAGALKAPAGFQVKTELPRLLDELASGQTVARSTLMVGALQLAVLAAAALLLVSRLLTERQESERVLLTARGASRLRLGTLGTVESLLLALPAAVLAPLLTPPLLKLLHSFGPLSRIPLDTSGGPLLWPVAAACAAGCVLLTALPPVLRGAGAAALRRSGRRQALVAGTARSGADLALVALAVIAYRQLDRYSGSGTPAARPGTGDGLGIDPVLVAAPTLALCAGTLLALRLLPFAARLGGRIAERGSGLGPALVGWQLARRPKRATGPVLLLVLAVSSGVLALGQHSAWTASQRDQADFATAGGLRISGSDLPPMGRGGRYAALPGGEGVIPVVRTRQELPGGKPAQVLALDALAAGERIPLRADLRDERPVRELFAPLAAARPAPGDVIELPGRPRRIDLDVTVRPSAVTEAPSLGLLLRDRFGLTHRSPMLRLPASGDGTVSVDLDTLTGAPLGTAAQPLALAGAVLSYRGPDGLSADAADGPQDPAELTVRRIAVADAPGGPGVTVPVPAPAPAWTLDAPPALRGGPPGEVLPVPASGPGAGALLRLRYQGGPDGGSGFRIALTPGRPPAAEVPGIATRAYLAAVGAAVGDVVPVPLGDSTVPVRITAAVGSLPVAGDTALAVDLATAGRLLAADGVRELPPAAEWWMPARSASDPLPARAAAELRAGAGAQQVELREEAAAALLDDPLSAGPQSALAALALACAVLAAIGCAAAAAAAGRERSREFAVLLALGTPRGKLTRTAAAESGLLVGLASAVGIGLGAAIVHLMAPLVVLTPAARPPVPPVLVDLPAPAILLMAAAIAAVPLWSAVRGARNDRDVTVRLRNLEDM
- a CDS encoding STAS domain-containing protein produces the protein MRTPLDAPIDAPVPPAARALAGPLSESPVEPVPEARSDRLPRLRSTLGADGVLAVTLAGEFDHYTCAPLRDLLADGAARGARHLVVDAARVGFCDSSLLHVLDRWVRGGRGLELSAASAPVRLLLGLAARIPQCPGGWFDPA